Proteins from one Sabethes cyaneus chromosome 2, idSabCyanKW18_F2, whole genome shotgun sequence genomic window:
- the LOC128736059 gene encoding uncharacterized protein LOC128736059, whose protein sequence is MDVATFGATSSPCSAQFVKNLNAKEFAGQFPQAAKAILENHYVDDYFDSTDTVEEAVRRAREVQFVHSKAGFELRNWVSNSSTFLREMGEIKEDQCVRFNQDKDTGHERVLGIVWHPGRDEFTFSARPREDHLPYLSGKLRPTKRMVMSCIMSLFDPLGLLAPFTIYGKMIVQDLWRSGCDWDESVGEDCIEQWYQWINWLPKIESVKIPRFHFKGSLPADYQSLQLHVFVDASQKAYGAVAYFRIITDSGPLCSLVMARSKVAPLKQLSIPRLELQAAVLGSRLLNSIIDSHSVELNQRFIWTDSRTVLSWIQSDQRRYKQFVAFRIGEILSLTRLNEWHWISTKDNIADDLTKWDRGHNLDSDGAWFRGPRFLYLPDDLWPKQTRISPNVPEESCARLLHHDILLTEPVIDPLRFSRWKVLTQAAAKGHQSITNH, encoded by the exons ATGGACGTTGCCACGTTCGGGGCCACCAGTTCACCTTGTTCAGCACAGTTTGTAAAAAACCTGAATGCGAAGGAGTTTGCTGGTCAATTCCCACAAGCAGCGAAGGCAATATTAGAGAACCACTACGTCGATGATTATTTCGACAGTACTGACACAGTCGAGGAAGCCGTGAGACGGGCGAGAGAAGTGCAGTTCGTTCACTCTAAGGCCGGCTTCGAGCTCAGAAACTGGGTTTCTAACTCATCCACCTTCCTGCGAGAAATGGGTGAGATAAAAGAGGATCAGTGCGTGCGTTTCAACCAGGATAAAGATACGGGTCACGAAAGAGTACTGGGGATAGTATGGCACCCAGGAAGAGACGAATTCACCTTTTCAGCCAGGCCGCGGGAGGATCATTTGCCGTACCTATCGGGAAAGTTACGGCCTACAAAAAGAATGGTAATGAGCTGCATCATGAGTCTGTTTGACCCCCTTGGGCTGTTAGCTCCCTTTACTATCTACGGTAAAATGATTGTACAAGACTTATGGCGCAGTGGTTGTGATTGGGACGAGTCAGTCGGCGAAGATTGCATCGAACAGTGGTACCAGTGGATCAACTGGCTTCCAAAAATCGAATCAGTGAAAATTCCTCGTTTTCATTTTAAAGGAAGCTTACCGGCAGATTATCAGTCTTTGCAATTACACGTTTTCGTAGATGCTAGCCAAAAGGCATACGGTGCTGTCGCTTATTTCCGGATTATAACCGATTCGGGTCCGTTGTGCTCCCTTGTGATGGCGCGCTCTAAAGTGGCACCTCTGAAGCAGCTTTCTATTCCGCGTCTGGAGCTCCAGGCTGCTGTACTGGGATCTAGACTTTTGAACTCCATAATCGACAGCCACTCAGTAGAATTGAATCAGCGGTTTATTTGGACAGACTCAAGAACCGTGCTTTCCTGGATCCAATCGGATCAGCGGCGCTATAAGCAATTTGTTGCTTTCAGAATAGGGGAAATTCTCAGTCTCACGAGACTCAATGAATGGCATTGGATTTCTACAAAGGACAATATTGCCGACGATTTAACTAAATGGGACCGTGGACACAATCTAGACTCGGACGGTGCTTGGTTTCGAGGTCCACGTTTCCTGTATCTACCAGACGATTTATGGCCGAAGCAAACACGAATTTCACCAAATGTGCCGGAGGAGAGCTGTGCTCGCCTTTTGCACCACGATATTTTGCTCACGGAACCGGTGATCGATCCATTACGGTTTTCGCGCTGGAAAGTTCTC ACTCAAGCGGCAGCAAAAGGCCATCAAAGCATTACCAACCACTAA